TTGGACCGACCTGATCGCCCGGTATGAAGGACGCCTGCTCGCCTTTGTCGAAAGTCGCTTGGGTCGCCGCGCACCAAGTGAAGACATCGTGCAAGAAGCGTTTCTCGGCTTTCTCAACAGCTTGCCGAACTTCGACGGTAAGCGTCCGCTCGAAGGTTACTTGTTCTCGATTTGCGCCTATAAGTTGACCGATCACTTGCGCCGCGAAGGTCGCCGCCCGGCAGTGCCCCTGTCGAGCAGCAACGATTCATCGGGCGAATGGCACATTGCCGGCAGCGAACGACCAGCCAGCAGCATTGTCCGCAGCGGCGAACGCAAAGACATGGAAGAGCGGGCCGTCGCTGCTTCGCTCCGCGATCAGATCGAGCGCTGGGCCGAAAAAGGGGAATGGCAAAAGCTGATGTGTGCGGAGCTGCTCTTCGTCCGTGGCTGGGCCAACAAAGAAGTGGCAGAATCACTCGGCCTCTCGGAGCAGCAAGTCGCCAATTACAAGTTCGACTTCATCGCCCGTTTGCGGACCATGGTCAAAAAGCAGGAACTATCGGCCGAAGTCTTTCCCGAACTGGCCGACGAGGAACCGGCCTGACCGTAGCGTGGGCATTGGCCTCATCGATCAACAGGCTACGTGGGCTAAAGCCCACGCTACGAAAAGCGAAACCACCATGACTACTCCTCGTCGCCTGACCGATGCCGAACTGGAAGCCTATCTCGAAGAGACGCTGGCCGCGGAAGAGATGGCTGCAATCGAACACGAATTGCGCCAGCGGCCCGAGTTGCTGCGCCGATTGTCGACGATTCTCGGCCGCCGCGATGCCGGCCTGCATAGCGTCGGCGAGATTTGGCGGCGGCATCGGCTGAGTTGTCCGGATCGGCAGCAACTGGGTAGCTATCTGCTCGGCGTGCTCGACAACGAACATGCGAATTACATTCGCTTTCATCTCGATCAGATCGGCTGCCGCTATTGCCAAGCCAACTACGCCGACCTGCGCTCGCAGCAGGAAGAAACTCAGGAACTGATCGTCACCCGCCGCACCAAGTATTTTCAATCGACGGCCGGCCATCTGCGACAGACGCCGTAGTCG
Above is a window of Anatilimnocola aggregata DNA encoding:
- a CDS encoding RNA polymerase sigma factor; amino-acid sequence: MSDADTLLIDRIRQGEADAWTDLIARYEGRLLAFVESRLGRRAPSEDIVQEAFLGFLNSLPNFDGKRPLEGYLFSICAYKLTDHLRREGRRPAVPLSSSNDSSGEWHIAGSERPASSIVRSGERKDMEERAVAASLRDQIERWAEKGEWQKLMCAELLFVRGWANKEVAESLGLSEQQVANYKFDFIARLRTMVKKQELSAEVFPELADEEPA